A window of Hyalangium ruber contains these coding sequences:
- a CDS encoding polyprenyl synthetase family protein, with protein MPAPSPAPPPPVAPRPEQAWLQLVQQQVEASLAELFELPDEATLDPRWTRAMERTRAFSLRPAKRVRPALVMAGYSLARGTTSVPSGLWRFAAGLELLHTFLLIHDDVADQAELRRGGTALHRLLAPGRAGEDLAVVVGDHLFARSLEAMLSSGLRGASRTCQYYLAVCRHTAAGQYLDLELSHAPLSEVTLFQCLRVASLKTARYGFSAPLVCGAMLAGADEALCEGLERVGRHVGLAYQLRDDLIGLFGDTDVAGKASDGDFAQGKRTFPVLAAYTRAGESARAELERLWALAPEAKDAEALAVARALVEEHGGRAACERMVERASRAARRALHALPDSGGMKDLLDSLITRLAHRAA; from the coding sequence ATGCCTGCTCCGTCCCCGGCGCCGCCTCCGCCGGTCGCGCCTCGGCCGGAGCAGGCCTGGCTGCAGCTGGTGCAGCAGCAGGTGGAGGCCTCGCTCGCCGAGCTCTTCGAGCTGCCGGATGAGGCCACGTTAGACCCACGTTGGACACGGGCGATGGAGCGCACGCGCGCCTTCAGCCTGCGACCGGCCAAGCGGGTGCGGCCCGCGCTGGTGATGGCCGGATACAGCCTGGCGCGGGGAACGACTTCGGTACCTTCGGGGCTGTGGCGCTTCGCGGCAGGGCTGGAGCTGCTGCACACCTTCCTCCTCATCCATGACGATGTGGCCGACCAGGCCGAACTGCGCCGAGGAGGCACGGCGCTCCATCGCCTGCTTGCTCCTGGGAGAGCAGGCGAAGACCTGGCCGTGGTGGTGGGCGACCACCTGTTCGCCCGCTCGCTCGAGGCCATGCTCTCCTCGGGCCTGCGGGGCGCCTCGCGGACGTGCCAGTACTACCTGGCGGTGTGTCGGCACACTGCGGCGGGGCAGTACCTGGACCTGGAGCTGTCGCACGCGCCGCTCTCGGAGGTGACGCTCTTTCAGTGCCTGCGCGTGGCGTCCCTCAAGACGGCGCGTTACGGCTTCAGCGCGCCGCTGGTGTGCGGGGCGATGCTGGCGGGCGCCGACGAGGCGCTGTGCGAGGGACTGGAGCGCGTGGGCCGCCACGTGGGGCTGGCCTACCAACTGCGCGACGATCTGATCGGCCTGTTCGGCGACACGGACGTGGCAGGCAAGGCCTCGGACGGAGACTTCGCGCAGGGCAAGCGCACCTTCCCGGTGCTGGCGGCCTACACGCGCGCGGGTGAGTCGGCGCGCGCCGAGCTGGAGCGGCTGTGGGCGCTGGCGCCGGAGGCCAAGGACGCCGAGGCGCTCGCCGTGGCGCGCGCGCTGGTGGAAGAGCACGGAGGCCGCGCCGCCTGCGAGCGGATGGTGGAGCGGGCCTCTCGGGCGGCACGTCGCGCCCTCCACGCCCTGCCGGACAGCGGCGGGATGAAGGACTTGCTGGACAGCCTCATCACCCGGTTGGCGCATCGCGCCGCCTGA
- a CDS encoding TIGR01777 family oxidoreductase, translating to MKVAVTGGSGFVGTRLVQGLVDGGHTVHVLVRNVEHALSKLPPGVTGAVFRAGEPLGPEALAGAEAVVHLAGEPVNQRWTHEGKRRIHESRVQGTRALVEAMRAAGTVRRFVSVSAVGYYGGTRSAEPKTEESPPGEDFLASVCRDWEAEASRAREAGISTAVVRMGAVLHPEGGALHAMLPPFRMGAGGRVGSGKQYVSWIHREDALAGLRLLVENPALEGSFNLSSPEPVTNTEFAHALGTALGRPSVMHVPGFVLKAALGEMSMMVLEGQRVVPRRLLEAGFTFQFPRLEEALKNLLA from the coding sequence GTGAAGGTAGCCGTCACCGGGGGGAGCGGCTTCGTAGGGACCCGTCTTGTCCAAGGTTTGGTGGACGGGGGGCACACGGTCCACGTGCTGGTGCGAAACGTTGAACACGCGCTGTCCAAGCTCCCCCCGGGGGTGACGGGGGCGGTGTTCCGAGCGGGCGAGCCGTTGGGCCCGGAGGCGCTGGCGGGGGCGGAGGCGGTGGTGCATCTGGCGGGCGAGCCGGTCAACCAGCGGTGGACACACGAGGGCAAGCGCCGCATCCACGAGAGCCGGGTGCAGGGCACGCGCGCCCTGGTGGAGGCCATGCGAGCAGCGGGCACGGTGCGGCGCTTCGTGTCGGTGTCGGCGGTGGGCTACTACGGCGGCACGCGCTCGGCCGAGCCGAAGACGGAGGAGAGTCCCCCGGGAGAGGACTTCCTGGCGAGCGTCTGCCGGGACTGGGAGGCGGAGGCCTCTCGCGCGCGGGAGGCGGGAATCTCCACGGCGGTGGTGCGCATGGGCGCGGTGCTGCACCCGGAGGGCGGAGCGCTGCACGCGATGCTGCCCCCGTTCCGCATGGGCGCCGGCGGGCGCGTGGGCTCGGGCAAGCAGTACGTGAGCTGGATCCACCGGGAGGATGCGCTGGCGGGGCTGCGCCTGCTGGTAGAGAACCCCGCGCTGGAGGGCTCCTTCAACCTCAGCTCCCCCGAGCCCGTGACCAACACGGAGTTCGCCCACGCGCTGGGCACGGCGTTGGGGCGACCCTCCGTCATGCACGTGCCGGGCTTCGTGCTGAAGGCTGCGCTGGGAGAGATGTCGATGATGGTGCTTGAGGGACAGCGCGTGGTGCCTCGACGCCTCCTGGAGGCAGGCTTCACGTTCCAGTTTCCCCGGCTGGAAGAGGCAC